In Phocoena sinus isolate mPhoSin1 chromosome X, mPhoSin1.pri, whole genome shotgun sequence, a genomic segment contains:
- the UBQLN2 gene encoding ubiquilin-2, translated as MAENGESSGPPRPSRGSAAAQGPASAPAEPKIIKVTVKTPKEKEEFAVPENSSVQQFKEAISKRFKSQTDQLVLIFAGKILKDQDTLIQHGIHDGLTVHLVIKSQNRPQGQSTQPSNAAGTNTTTASTPRSNSTPISTNSNPFGLGSLGGLAGLSSLGLSSTNFSELQNQMQQQLLSSPEMMIQIMENPFVQSMLSNPDLMRQLIMANPQMQQLIQRNPEISHLLNNPDIMRQTLEIARNPAMMQEMMRNQDLALSNLESIPGGYNALRRMYTDIQEPMLNAAQEQFGGNPFASVGSSSSSGEGTQPSRTENRDPLPNPWAPPPATQSSATTSTTTSSGSGSGTSSSSATGNTVAAANYVASIFSTPGMQSLLQQITENPQLIQNMLSAPYMRSMMQSLTQNPDLAAQMMLNSPVFTANPQLQEQMRPQLPAFLQQMQNPDTLSAMSNPRAMQALMQIQQGLQTLATEAPGLIPSFTPGVGVGVLGTAIGPVGPVTPIGPIGPIVPFTPIGPIGPIGPTGPAGPPGSTGSGTPPGPPVSSSAPSETTSPTSESGPNQQFIQQMVQALAGANPPQLPNPEVRFQQQLEQLNAMGFLNREANLQALIATGGDINAAIERLLGSQPS; from the coding sequence ATGGCTGAGAACGGCGAGAGCAGCGGCCCCCCGCGCCCCTCCCGCGGCTCTGCTGCGGCCCaaggccctgcctctgccccggCGGAGCCCAAAATTATCAAAGTCACTGTGAAGACCcccaaagagaaagaggagttcGCAGTGCCCGAGAACAGCTCAGTCCAGCAGTTTAAGGAAGCGATTTCGAAACGCTTCAAATCCCAAACGGATCAGCTAGTGCTGATTTTTGCcggaaaaatcttaaaagatcaAGATACCTTGATTCAGCATGGCATCCATGATGGACTGACTGTACATCTTGTCATCAAAAGCCAGAACCGACCTCAGGGCCAGTCCACCCAGCCTAGTAATGCCGCGGGAACTAATACTACCACCGCGTCGACTCCCAGGAGTAACTCCACACCTATTTCCACAAATAGCAACCCGTTTGGGTTGGGGAGCCTGGGAGGACTTGCAGGCCTTAGCAGCCTGGGCTTGAGCTCGACcaacttctctgagctccagaacCAGATGCAGCAGCAGCTCCTGTCCAGCCCTGAGATGATGATCCAAATCATGGAAAATCCCTTTGTTCAGAGCATGCTTTCGAATCCTGATCTGATGAGGCAGCTCATTATGGCCAATCCACAGATGCAACAATTGATTCAGAGAAACCCAGAAATCAGTCATCTGCTCAACAACCCAGATATAATGAGGCAGACCCTCGAAATCGCCAGGAATCCAGCTATGATGCAAGAAATGATGAGAAATCAAGACCTGGCTCTCAGCAATCTTGAAAGCATCCCAGGTGGCTACAATGCTTTACGGCGCATGTACACTGACATTCAAGAACCCATGCTAAATGCCGCACAAGAGCAGTTTGGGGGTAATCCGTTTGCCTCGGTGGGGAGCAGTTCCTCCTCTGGGGAAGGTACGCAGCCTTCCCGCACAGAAAATCGCGATCCACTACCCAATCCGTGGGCGCCACCACCGGCTACCCAGAGTTCTGCGACCACCAGCACAACAACGAGCAGTGGCAGTGGATCTGGCACTAGCTCTAGCAGTGCTACGGGGAACACAGTGGCTGCAGCTAATTATGTTGCCAGCATCTTCAGCACCCCAGGAATGCAGAGCTTGCTGCAACAGATAACTGAAAACCCCCAGCTGATCCAGAATATGCTGTCTGCACCCTATATGAGAAGCATGATGCAGTCGCTGACCCAGAATCCAGATTTGGCTGCACAGATGATGCTGAATAGCCCTGTGTTTACTGCAAATCCTCAGCTGCAGGAGCAGATGCGTCCACAGCTCCCTGCTTTCCTGCAGCAGATGCAGAATCCAGACACACTCTCAGCCATGTCAAACCCAAGAGCAATGCAGGCTTTAATGCAGATCCAGCAGGGGCTACAGACATTAGCCACTGAAGCACCTGGCCTCATTCCAAGCTTCACTCcaggtgtgggggtgggggtgctggGAACAGCTATAGGCCCTGTAGGCCCAGTCACACCCATAGGCCCCATTGGCCCCATAGTCCCGTTTACTCCCATAGGCCCCATTGGACCCATAGGACCCACTGGCCCTGCAGGTCCCCCTGGCTCCACTGGCTCAGGCACCCCCCCTGGGCCCCCTGTATCTAGCTCTGCACCCAGTGAAACTACGAGCCCAACATCGGAATCTGGACCCAACCAGCAGTTCATTCAGCAAATGGTGCAGGCTCTGGCTGGAGCAAATCCTCCACAGCTGCCGAATCCAGAAGTCAGATTTCAACAACAACTGGAACAGCTCAACGCAATGGGGTTCTTAAACCGGGAAGCAAACTTGCAGGCTCTAATAGCAACAGGAGGCGACATCAATGCAGCCATTGAGAGGCTGCTGGGTTCCCAGCCATCATAA